In Rhodococcus sp. OK302, one genomic interval encodes:
- a CDS encoding enoyl-CoA hydratase — translation MSRAQVNQSAVRLTVDESDGLGFLTLDQPARRNPLSAETMREVTAGLRKLSADEQVRVVIVRAEDPVFSAGHDLTEMIGRTLDEERAIFDGCTEMMETVQSIPQPVIAAVQGPAIAAGCQLAASCDLVVAASSAVFGTPGVKIGLFCSTPMVALSRAVGRKRAMQMLLTGQVIDADTAADWGLVNFVVDAAELDREVRDLAAKITTASPLTVRIGKQAFYRQIDLPQAQAYEAMAETMATNAVTCDAQEGMQAFVEKRTPRWQNK, via the coding sequence ATGTCGCGAGCACAGGTAAACCAGAGCGCTGTACGCCTAACCGTCGACGAGTCGGACGGGTTGGGTTTTCTGACGCTCGATCAGCCGGCGAGGCGCAATCCACTCTCGGCGGAGACCATGCGTGAAGTGACCGCGGGACTTCGTAAGTTGTCTGCGGACGAACAGGTGCGTGTTGTGATTGTTCGTGCCGAAGATCCGGTGTTCTCGGCCGGCCACGATCTGACCGAGATGATCGGCCGCACTCTCGACGAGGAGCGCGCAATTTTCGACGGGTGTACCGAGATGATGGAGACGGTTCAGTCGATCCCGCAGCCGGTCATCGCGGCAGTTCAGGGGCCGGCGATCGCCGCGGGGTGCCAGCTGGCGGCGTCGTGCGACCTCGTTGTTGCGGCGTCGAGCGCAGTCTTCGGAACACCGGGAGTGAAGATCGGCCTGTTCTGCTCCACTCCGATGGTGGCCCTGAGCCGGGCGGTGGGCCGTAAACGAGCGATGCAGATGCTGCTGACGGGTCAGGTCATCGACGCCGATACTGCGGCGGACTGGGGGCTGGTCAACTTTGTCGTCGACGCAGCGGAACTCGATCGGGAGGTTCGAGACCTGGCCGCGAAGATTACGACGGCCAGCCCGTTGACGGTCAGGATCGGCAAGCAAGCGTTCTATCGCCAGATCGATCTGCCGCAGGCTCAGGCGTACGAGGCGATGGCCGAAACAATGGCTACGAATGCGGTGACCTGTGATGCTCAGGAAGGTATGCAGGCCTTTGTGGAGAAGCGGACCCCTCGGTGGCAAAACAAATGA
- a CDS encoding acyl-CoA synthetase, giving the protein MSLDPRTNTVDGVLRRSAAKYPDRVAVIFEDRTRTYRELDDAVTRVAAYLLGLGLEHGDRVAAYGTNSDAYVIGFLACGRAGLVHVPINYALKGDELRYLVAQSGARAVLVDPTLAPTLDSVRADLDLDHVLALRDAELSVVTIAAAGEVPDFESRASSTDLAQLLYTSGTTSKPKGAMMTHGALVHEYVSSVIALALDQADNPLICMPMYHSAGMHVFMLPYLSVGATVNVMAAPDIPEILRRIESEKIGSLFLAPTVWVPLANHPDLETRDLSSLKKAQYGASIMPVTVLNRLRERYPDIGFYNCFGQSEIGPLATVLQPEEHAERPSACGRAVFFVETRVVDADGNDVPDGESGEVLYRSPQLCNGYWENPEATAEAFRDGWFHSGDLVVRDAEGFITVVDRIKDVINTGGILVASREVEDVIYTHPDVAEVAVIGTPDEKWIEAITAIVVLKDGQDSLTPAALIAYVKEKIAPFKVPKHVRFVSELPRNQSGKLLKRELRTV; this is encoded by the coding sequence ATGAGCCTGGATCCGCGTACCAATACCGTCGACGGAGTGCTGCGGCGCTCGGCAGCCAAGTACCCCGATCGTGTGGCCGTGATATTTGAGGACCGCACTCGCACGTATCGCGAACTGGACGACGCCGTCACTCGGGTCGCCGCCTATCTGCTGGGCTTGGGACTCGAGCACGGTGATCGTGTGGCCGCATACGGAACCAACTCCGACGCCTACGTCATCGGGTTCCTGGCCTGTGGGCGAGCAGGTCTGGTGCACGTCCCCATCAACTACGCACTCAAGGGCGACGAATTGCGCTACCTCGTAGCGCAGTCCGGCGCCCGAGCAGTTCTGGTGGATCCAACTCTTGCCCCGACCCTCGACTCGGTGCGCGCAGACCTGGACCTCGATCACGTGCTGGCGCTGCGAGACGCCGAACTGTCGGTGGTCACCATCGCCGCGGCCGGGGAGGTGCCGGACTTCGAGTCGCGCGCATCGTCGACCGACCTTGCCCAGCTGCTCTATACCTCGGGAACAACGTCGAAGCCCAAGGGCGCGATGATGACTCACGGCGCACTGGTCCACGAATACGTGTCTTCGGTGATCGCGCTCGCACTCGACCAGGCTGACAATCCGTTGATCTGCATGCCGATGTACCACTCGGCGGGAATGCACGTATTCATGCTTCCGTACCTGTCTGTCGGTGCCACGGTCAATGTGATGGCAGCACCGGATATTCCGGAGATCCTGCGCCGCATCGAATCCGAGAAGATCGGCTCACTCTTCCTGGCACCGACGGTATGGGTGCCGTTGGCCAATCATCCCGATCTCGAAACGCGGGATCTCTCGTCTCTGAAGAAGGCTCAGTACGGGGCGTCGATCATGCCGGTGACCGTGCTGAACCGCCTGCGCGAGCGTTACCCCGACATCGGCTTCTACAACTGCTTCGGTCAATCCGAAATCGGTCCGCTGGCAACGGTTCTGCAGCCCGAGGAGCACGCCGAGCGACCGTCCGCCTGTGGTCGCGCCGTGTTCTTCGTCGAGACCCGCGTCGTCGACGCCGACGGCAACGACGTGCCGGACGGTGAGTCGGGTGAGGTCCTCTACCGTTCGCCGCAACTCTGCAATGGCTACTGGGAGAATCCCGAAGCAACCGCAGAAGCGTTCCGCGACGGCTGGTTCCACTCCGGAGATCTTGTCGTGCGAGACGCGGAGGGGTTCATTACCGTCGTCGACCGGATCAAGGACGTCATCAATACCGGCGGCATCTTGGTGGCATCGCGCGAGGTCGAAGACGTGATCTACACCCATCCTGATGTTGCCGAGGTTGCGGTGATCGGGACGCCGGACGAGAAGTGGATCGAAGCGATTACCGCGATCGTCGTGCTCAAGGACGGTCAGGATTCGCTGACTCCGGCGGCGTTGATCGCCTATGTGAAGGAGAAGATCGCTCCGTTCAAGGTGCCCAAGCACGTTCGATTCGTGTCTGAACTCCCACGAAATCAGAGCGGGAAACTACTGAAGCGCGAGCTTCGTACGGTCTGA
- a CDS encoding CaiB/BaiF CoA transferase family protein gives MGQSNSDLPLDGVTVVALEQAVAAPLATRHLADMGARVIKIERVGEGDFARHYDDAVRGQASHFVWLNRSKESIAVDVKSESGRRIVLDLIANADVFLQNLAPDAAERLGFGAEQLSAEFPALIVINMSGYGSAGPRRERKAYDMLVQAETGMISVTGTPETATKTGVPVSDIAAGMYALTSILGALFRRERTGKGAVVEVSMFDSTVEWLGHPMYMKMYADKQIPRVGLGHAAIVPYDSFPTSDGEILIGVQNDRGWRALMVDAFGREDLVDHPRYATNIERVRNRVEVDELIASLSRGYSTAELDKRLAAAGVPAAALNDMGELLKHPQLEERSRWRSVGTEGGPIDAILPPMTFSDVEMQMGDVPALGQQTESLLAELGRTEAEISELRRDGSVG, from the coding sequence ATGGGACAGTCGAACTCGGATCTCCCGCTTGACGGGGTGACAGTAGTTGCACTCGAACAGGCGGTGGCGGCACCGCTCGCCACGCGGCATCTTGCGGATATGGGTGCCCGCGTGATCAAGATCGAACGGGTGGGTGAGGGCGACTTCGCTCGCCACTACGACGATGCGGTGCGCGGGCAGGCCTCACACTTCGTGTGGCTCAACCGTTCCAAGGAATCGATTGCTGTCGACGTGAAGTCGGAATCCGGCCGCCGTATCGTACTTGACTTGATCGCGAATGCCGATGTGTTTCTGCAGAATCTGGCGCCCGACGCGGCAGAACGGTTGGGTTTCGGTGCGGAGCAACTCAGTGCGGAGTTTCCTGCGCTCATCGTGATCAACATGTCGGGTTACGGCAGCGCGGGCCCCCGTCGTGAGCGCAAGGCGTACGACATGCTGGTGCAAGCCGAGACCGGGATGATCTCCGTTACGGGAACGCCGGAGACAGCCACCAAAACCGGTGTCCCGGTGTCGGATATTGCGGCGGGGATGTATGCGCTGACATCGATCCTGGGGGCGCTTTTTCGCCGGGAACGAACCGGCAAGGGCGCCGTAGTCGAGGTCTCCATGTTCGACTCCACCGTCGAATGGCTCGGCCACCCCATGTACATGAAAATGTATGCGGACAAACAGATCCCACGCGTCGGACTCGGGCATGCCGCGATAGTTCCCTATGATTCGTTTCCGACGTCGGACGGCGAGATCCTCATCGGTGTGCAGAATGATCGCGGTTGGCGGGCGCTGATGGTCGATGCCTTCGGTCGAGAAGATCTGGTTGATCATCCGCGATACGCCACCAATATCGAGCGAGTCCGCAATCGCGTCGAGGTTGACGAGTTGATCGCGTCGCTCAGTCGTGGGTACTCCACGGCTGAGTTGGATAAGCGACTGGCCGCTGCGGGTGTACCGGCCGCGGCGTTGAACGACATGGGTGAACTGCTGAAACATCCTCAGTTGGAGGAACGTTCGCGATGGCGGTCCGTCGGAACGGAAGGCGGGCCGATCGACGCGATCTTGCCGCCGATGACGTTCTCCGACGTGGAGATGCAGATGGGGGACGTGCCGGCGCTGGGTCAGCAGACGGAGTCACTTCTGGCGGAATTGGGTCGCACCGAAGCGGAGATCTCGGAACTTCGCAGAGACGGTTCGGTGGGTTAG
- the fabG gene encoding 3-oxoacyl-ACP reductase FabG, whose translation MGLLDGKVAVVTGGAQGIGFEIARTFIKEGATVVIGDINESVGTAAVVELGGDSVARFASCDVREFDQVEAMIDLAESAFGPIDIMVNNAGMTRDATMRKMTEQDFDDVVAVHLKGAWNGTRAAAARMRERETGAIVNVSSISGKVGLLGQTNYSAAKAGIVGLTKAAAKEVAFKNVRINAIQPGLVRTAMTEAMPERIWNEKLSEIPMGRAAEPSEVASVVLFLSSDMSSYMTGTVLEITGGRHI comes from the coding sequence ATGGGACTGTTGGACGGCAAGGTTGCAGTGGTAACCGGCGGCGCACAGGGAATCGGATTCGAAATTGCCCGCACCTTCATCAAAGAAGGCGCCACTGTTGTGATCGGCGATATCAACGAGAGCGTAGGCACCGCAGCGGTTGTCGAACTCGGCGGAGATTCGGTAGCACGTTTCGCGTCGTGCGACGTCAGGGAATTCGATCAGGTCGAGGCAATGATCGATCTGGCCGAATCCGCTTTCGGGCCGATCGACATCATGGTGAACAACGCCGGTATGACGCGGGACGCGACCATGCGCAAGATGACCGAGCAGGACTTCGACGACGTCGTTGCCGTCCATCTCAAGGGTGCGTGGAACGGAACTCGGGCCGCCGCAGCACGCATGCGCGAGCGCGAAACCGGTGCCATCGTCAACGTCTCGTCCATCTCCGGCAAGGTCGGATTGTTGGGCCAGACCAACTATTCCGCAGCCAAGGCCGGCATTGTCGGCCTGACAAAGGCAGCCGCGAAAGAGGTTGCCTTCAAGAATGTTCGGATCAATGCGATCCAGCCGGGGCTTGTTCGCACCGCGATGACCGAGGCGATGCCGGAACGTATCTGGAACGAGAAGCTGTCCGAGATTCCGATGGGCCGCGCCGCGGAACCGTCGGAGGTTGCCTCGGTAGTGCTCTTTCTGTCGAGTGACATGTCCAGCTACATGACCGGCACCGTTTTGGAGATCACGGGCGGCCGCCACATCTGA
- a CDS encoding acyl-CoA dehydrogenase family protein: MQVDADDFADILATAREFIRKEVVPREQEIADTDAIPEDIRKKAAAIGLFGYAIPQEWGGLGLDLTQDVELAMEFGYTSLALRSMFGTNNGIAGQVLVGFGTDEQKSQWLERIASGDVVASFALTESGAGSNPAGLRTKAVLDGADWVIDGNKRFITNAPLAQLFVVFARTRPADSDGPGIAVFLVPADTPGVTVGPKDKKMGQEGAWTSEVSFDNVRVPASALVGGDQDTGYRAAMTSLARGRVHIAALSVGAAQRALDESVAFATVTEQGGTPIGDFQLVQAMLADQQVGVMAGRAMVREVAARYVSGEDRRLGPSAAKLFCTEMVGKVADLAVQIHGGNGYMRGVPVERIYREVRLLRLYEGTSEIQRLILGGGLVSQAKKQAQR, translated from the coding sequence ATGCAGGTCGATGCGGACGACTTCGCCGATATCTTGGCGACGGCACGGGAATTCATCCGAAAGGAAGTAGTCCCGCGCGAGCAGGAGATTGCGGATACCGACGCGATCCCGGAGGATATCCGCAAGAAAGCCGCGGCGATCGGCTTGTTCGGGTATGCGATTCCCCAGGAATGGGGCGGCCTGGGGCTCGATCTCACCCAGGATGTCGAACTCGCGATGGAGTTCGGATATACATCGCTGGCTCTGCGCTCGATGTTCGGCACCAACAACGGAATTGCCGGACAGGTGTTGGTGGGCTTCGGTACCGATGAGCAGAAATCTCAGTGGCTCGAACGTATTGCTTCGGGTGACGTGGTTGCATCCTTCGCGCTGACGGAGTCCGGAGCAGGATCGAACCCGGCAGGGTTGCGGACAAAAGCAGTGCTCGACGGTGCCGACTGGGTGATCGACGGCAACAAGCGATTCATCACGAATGCGCCACTGGCACAACTCTTTGTGGTGTTTGCTCGCACGAGGCCCGCTGATTCCGACGGTCCCGGCATTGCTGTCTTCCTGGTGCCGGCCGACACACCGGGCGTAACAGTTGGTCCGAAAGACAAGAAGATGGGCCAAGAAGGCGCCTGGACATCCGAGGTCAGCTTCGACAACGTTCGTGTTCCCGCCTCGGCCTTGGTCGGCGGTGATCAGGACACCGGATACCGCGCTGCCATGACGTCTTTGGCACGCGGACGCGTTCACATCGCAGCTCTGTCGGTGGGCGCAGCTCAGCGGGCGCTCGACGAATCCGTTGCCTTCGCGACCGTCACCGAACAGGGAGGGACGCCCATCGGCGACTTCCAATTGGTGCAGGCAATGCTCGCTGACCAGCAGGTGGGCGTCATGGCCGGCCGGGCCATGGTCCGTGAAGTAGCGGCTCGTTATGTCAGCGGCGAAGATCGACGCCTCGGACCTTCTGCCGCAAAGCTGTTCTGCACCGAGATGGTGGGCAAGGTCGCGGACCTCGCCGTGCAAATACACGGCGGCAACGGATACATGCGGGGAGTTCCCGTCGAACGAATTTATCGTGAAGTGCGGCTGCTGCGTCTCTACGAGGGAACCAGCGAAATTCAACGGCTGATTCTGGGCGGTGGCCTTGTGTCGCAAGCGAAGAAGCAAGCACAGCGCTGA